The Candidatus Bathyarchaeota archaeon region AAACACCAATACAGCCACGATGAGAGAGTGACTTGGGCCTCTGTGTATGTTGATGCCGAATAAATAATCAAAGACAATATCGACGTCGGGCAGTATGGAGAGGACAAGTATTATGGGTATGTTGATTTTGGTGTGCAGCGCTTTCGATGAGCCTTTAGCTAGCAGGTAAGCTATTGCCATATGTCCGACTGCAAACAAGCGGCGTCCTCCATGAACCCCAAAACACAAGTTTACTTCGCTATTAAGGGTTAGGGTCAAGTTTAGGTGAACGCCAGCCGCAACCCGCATAGTTGACCGAAAAACCAACGTGCACAAAAAAATTAATCGCTATGTAGCAGAAAAATTGAGAACTATTAACCCATCCCTGCCACCCGCATCAAAACGGTAAACAAGAAACCAAAACCACACCCAATTGCTATAAGGCGTAGCAACCGTTTATCGAGTACGATTCTTGATGCATAATTCGGAGAAGAATACAACAACTCAGACGTCACTAAAAGGACGATAGCGGCTACTGCAAGCCAAAGCCCAACATCCGAAATTGTGAGAGGAAAAATCATTTTTCTCCCTCAACAAAACTTAAAATTACATTAACGTTGTTGCTGTGGGTGGCATGTTGATTTTCTATGACCACTGTTTTGCCTGAAACCTTAGCAAGTGCGGAAGCCACCGCGCTAACGACGGGGCAGCCTAATACATCTACGCAGTTAGGTCTGGTCTCTGAAGCGTAAAGGCTATTGAAGACAATTCCTGTGGCTTTAAATTGTGCTCCGTTGGAGGTTAATGTCATCTGCGCGTTTCTGGTTAAATTCAAGGTTTCTGTGAGACACTTAGGAAACATGTCAACCAGTTCATTTAAGCTGATTTTACTTAAGTCTATATGCAGATTACTCTCCACTTGACTCATGATTGCCGCGCCAGGTGACGAAATAAAGACACCGTTTGTTTTGGAGGAAAAGAATTTGCCTGACGCCAGATCATCAACAACCATTTTTTCGTTAAAGTTTTCAGAGATAAAAACTACGGGGTCTCTTAGCTTTTTTAGGTAGTCAGGCAGAAATACATCTTTTGGGTAAGCCGCAATGTAGTAGGCTTGTCCTTTGTTCTTAACGTCGGTCATGATTCTGTCAATCGTGGAGTAGTTGGACAATGCGGTGCTGTCTAGCAGGGCGCTGTCGACGTAATTTCCGTCTCTTGCAAGAGCTAAAACAGCGCCCCAAAAGGTCAAACCTAACCCTATGAAAGCTAAAACCTGCAACTCAAAAATTAGAGCAAAAACAAGCAGAACCACTCCGATTCCTAAGAATACTGCGGCAAATCCAATGGCGCTGCTTTTCTTATCACGTGTAGAATCCAAACTTAAAACCTCTATAACAAAAATAATCAGGTTGCCCTGTGCAAGTTGTCTTCACTAACTTTAAGCGGTTTACGAATTGTCTTGTGCTCAGTGTGCCTGCACATTTTACTCATAAACATCAAAGGAAAATTGATGATTTTGGAAACAACTCCTAAACCAGAAAACATCGAGCGAAAATTTTCTATATCAACACGGTTTACTGCACCGATGATGGGAGCCGCGCTCAAATATACAAGCACAAAAACGCCGAAGCCCACAGCAAGCGTCATCCACCAAGGCAAGACAAGGAAATTGATTAGCATAAAGGCTGCGGCTGACGCGATTAGTGATGCGGCGAAGATTTTTGCAGACGCCACGAAGTCAGCCTTGACCTTGTAGTTCCGCCAAGACCACACAAGTCCCCAAATCATTCCAGGCATGCTCGCTATGAGTGCGCCGATTAAGCCGCCGATTACTGCATACACCGCTGAAGTTTGAGCGTTCGAGCCACCCAGCGAGTAAAAGTATGCTACAGAGAAGTATACGAGTGGCAAACCGAAGGCTAAAGTCAAAACGCTTTGCTTCATGATTTGTTTGGTTTGCCCAATCCCCGACTGGAAGGTTGCGAGGCTAACGTTGCCCACCAAAACGAACAAGTTAACGGCTACGCATAACGCCAGAAACATCGGGGCATAGGGGAACTTGGGTTCGGCGTTGGCGACGAATAGCGATTGGAATAAGCCTTCTTTGGGGAAAAGGGTGTTTATCAGCGGGTTTGAGAGGGTGATTAGCATCAATGTTGCTGGAACCAGAAGTAGTGCGGTGTACTTGACTGAGGCGGCGTACACTGTTTTTACCAATTCAGGCTCCGTTTGTGGGTTCAGCTTCGAAAACACAGGGAACAGCGCGGTTGCGGTGGGGAAAGAAACGAAGGTTAAGAGTATGGCAAAGTTGGTGGCGGTGAAGTAGTTGCCCATTGTCCAGCCGAACGGTTGCCCCGCCGCTACGTCGCCTTGCCCTGCGTAAACGCTCATGGAGAGCGCGAAAACTTGCGGCATAACGCCGATGACCACGGTTGAAAAGGTAAGCGGCAAACCAAACCGCAGCATCGGTTTGAGGGTGGCTTTAACATCGCATTTGCCCACTTTGCATTTGCGCAGGGGTCTAAATAGCACGTGGTAAACGATGGCTATGCTTATAGCGGCGCCTGCAACGATGGCAACCATGGCTGCGGTTACAGCACCTAACACACCGAAACCCAAAACGATGAGGAGCGGTCCAAGAGCTGTTTTCACGATTGCAGAGAAAACCTGCGTGAAGCTGTTTAGTTTCATGCGTTCAAACCCGACGAATATGCCGCTTGCCGCCGAAGTCAACGCGCCAGCGAAAACCGAAATCGACATTATTGAGATGTAGAGGGATAGTGCGGTTGCGTCTGCTGGACTTATCAACATGGCAAGAGGCGAAGCGATCGCGAAGCAAATCAGCGCCAAAACAGCGCCGCTTATGACTTCAAAGACGATG contains the following coding sequences:
- a CDS encoding oligosaccharide flippase family protein, which gives rise to MIDKALEIGKSSATGSFHLMLGVVGATVIMAVGTIALGILLPAEGVGLYGMALIPSSIINFFRDWGVNSALTKEIARLKAQDRKAEIHDVMVSGIVFEVISGAVLALICFAIASPLAMLISPADATALSLYISIMSISVFAGALTSAASGIFVGFERMKLNSFTQVFSAIVKTALGPLLIVLGFGVLGAVTAAMVAIVAGAAISIAIVYHVLFRPLRKCKVGKCDVKATLKPMLRFGLPLTFSTVVIGVMPQVFALSMSVYAGQGDVAAGQPFGWTMGNYFTATNFAILLTFVSFPTATALFPVFSKLNPQTEPELVKTVYAASVKYTALLLVPATLMLITLSNPLINTLFPKEGLFQSLFVANAEPKFPYAPMFLALCVAVNLFVLVGNVSLATFQSGIGQTKQIMKQSVLTLAFGLPLVYFSVAYFYSLGGSNAQTSAVYAVIGGLIGALIASMPGMIWGLVWSWRNYKVKADFVASAKIFAASLIASAAAFMLINFLVLPWWMTLAVGFGVFVLVYLSAAPIIGAVNRVDIENFRSMFSGLGVVSKIINFPLMFMSKMCRHTEHKTIRKPLKVSEDNLHRAT